The nucleotide sequence AGGGCACCGGAGGCTCACCTGAGCCCGCCCTTCACCGGTGAGAAGTCCATATCAGAGCGGACGTGCTTGGAGAAGCCGCCGGGGGAGTCGGTGACTCCCCCTGAGGAGACACGAGCCCGCTTGATGCCTGCAAAGGGACAAGACACCCAATAACCCCCCCAAATTTGGGGGGGACGAGCGCATTCCGTGGCAGCCCCTTACCCTTTTTGAGGGGTTTGCTGTACCACCGGTCCTTCTTGATGTCGGGGATGGTGATCCTCGCCGTTGGGCTCTCCGTCAGGATCTTGTGCAGCAAAGCTGGGGGAGACGAAAAGGGGGGAAATGGTGATTGCCAGCACGGTGCCAGGTGCCACCGGGTGCCGTTTGCTTACCTAAGGGCGCCGAATCGATCTTCTTCCAAGGCGGGAGGTaggttttcctctccttccaaTCGCTGTATTCCTGGCAGCTATCGCTGGGCTGGTCCCAGGGCAGCTCTGCCGGAGGAGAAAACCCGCCGTGTTATTGCACCCGtgcagagggaaaaaggaaaggggaaatgcAGTCAAGGAGGCAGCGCAGCAAGATTTGCACGGGGAGTTTTTGCAAGGCAGGGGTGGGTAATAAATGCCGGTCCTGTGTGGTTTTAAAAGGGGCGACGTGCAAAGATGTGCAGCGTACAGAGGCGTTGCAATGTGCAAAAGGCCAGTGGCACACAAAGCCCTGCAACGTGTGAAGTCCTGCTGTGTGCAAAGCCCTGCAACATGCAAATGCCCTGCGGCGTGCAAAAGCATTGCAACGTGCAGACACCCTGCAACGTGCAAAGGTGCTGCAGCAGCGACTATGGCACCGCGGCCATTTTCTGTGCCAGGCATCTCTGCTCTGAACCAGGTGCTGCATCCCATGCATTCCCCCATGCTTGACATACCTCCCCTGTGCATCCCATATGCCCCCCCTTACACATCTCGTGCGTTCCCCTCCTGCGCTGTATGCCCCTATACCTTCCACACGCCCCCTTATGCGTTTCACACAACCCTATTCACATCGTACATCCCCCTCCATGCATTTCGTGCCTCCCTTATGCATCTCATGTGTTCTCCCTCTGCATTTCACACGTCCCTCCCCCTATGCATTCCATACATCCCCCTTCTGCATCTCACACGCATCCCTTACATCCCCCCAACACACCTTCgggccccctccccacctcctaCGTCCCTCCGTGCGCTCCAAGCGCCTCCCCCATGCGTTCAGTATGTACACCCCCTATACATTTCATACAGACCCCCTATACATTTCATACAGGCCTTCCAAGATGCACCCCTTCTCCACCCCCCACACGCCCAAAAGCCCTTTGCCCCTCTCCACGCCGCGTTTTGCGCCCATCCCTCCAGCACCTAAGGCATCCCTTATGGACTCCATAGGTCCCTCTATAGGGTGCCGGCGGCCCACCTCCGGCCAGCATGGCGGTCAGCACCACGCCGCAAGCCCAGACGTCGACGGGCTCGGCCCGGAACTCGGGGCGCCGCAGCAGCTCGGGGGCCACGTAGGGCAGGGTGCCGCACATCTTGTTGAGCAACCGCTCCCGGCCGTTGTGCTTGAAGACGGTGGCCAAGCCAAAATCGGAGATTTTCAGGTTATCTGAGCCCAGATTGAAAAATTCaaatttcaaactgaaaattcattaaatattcaaaattgCAACGGGGGACGCAAAGGGGTGCGCCGCTCCTCCCCACCTCGCTCGTCCAGCAGCAGGTTTTCGGGCTTCAGGTCGCGGTGGGTGATGCCGATGCTGTGCAGGTAGacctggggatggagggaagggtCAGCGCCACGCGGGGACCGCCGCCAGCATCGCCACCGCCGCCGCACTCACCACGCCGGCGATCAGCTGCTGGAAGAAACGCTGCGCCTCCGGCTCCGGCATCCCGATATCTGGCTCTGCGTGAGGGGaataagaagggggaaaagcaaTCCTTAAACATTGAGGGATTAATTTTTTAACGCGTTGTTTTACAGAGAATCAAAGGTATTTCTATGCGGGCGCACCGATGCGGTCGAAGAGCTCGCCGCCGCTGCAGTACTCCAGGAACAGGTATTGCGTGGCACCTTCCCGCCGGTGCCCGTAGAATTTGACGACGTTTTCATGGTTGAGCATCTTGTTGAtgcagatttccttcttgatgTTCTCCGGGCAGTCGGCAGCTCGCTTCATGTCCACGATTTTCACGGCCACAGCTTCCTCGGTGCGGCGGTTGACGGCCAGCTGCACCCTGGGGCCGGCGGGGGGTCAGCGGGGCGTGGGGCAGGAGCCAAACGCTGCCGCGGGAGCCAGGCAGCGGGCAGGGGACatgcaggcagtgctgggggcGTGCAAGGGGCGTGCAGAGGGTACACAAGGGGCATGCAATGGGCAAGCAGTGGGCAAGGAGCAGCCATATAGCGGGCACATAAGAGGCACGCAGTGGGCGTCTGAGGGGCACACAACAGCCAAGCAGGGAGCAAGCAGTGGGACTATAAGGGACCAGCAAGCAGGGGGGACACAAGGGGCAAGCAAGGGGCAAGCAGCAGGCAAACAGCAGGGATGCGAGGGGCAAACAGTGGGGATGCCGGGGCAAGCAGCGGGGATGCGAGGGGCATGCAAGGGGCAAGCAGCAGGCAAGCAACAGGGAAACAAGGGGCAAGTAGTCGGCACACAAGGGGCAAGCAGTGGGGACACAAGGGACATATAAGGGGCAAGCAGGGGGGACACAAAGGGCACAGAATGGGCAAGCAGGGGGCAAGTGGCAGGGACACAAGGGGCAAGCAGTGGGCATATAAGGGGGACGCCAGGGGCATGCAAGGGGCAAGCAGTGGGGACACAAGGGATATATAAGGGGCAAGCAGGGGGCAAGCAGTGCGCACAGAAGGGGCAAACAGCAGGCAAGCAGGGGGGACACAAACGGCACAGAAGGGGCAAGCGGCGGGGACACAGGGGCAAGCAGTGGGCATATAAGGGGACACGAGGGGCATGCAAGGGGCAAGCAGCGGGCAAGCAATGGGGAGACAAGAGGCAAGCAGCGGGAACACAAGTGGCACAGAAGGGGCAAGCAGGGGGCAGGCGGCAGAGACATGAGGGGCAAGTGGCAGGGACGCGAGGGGCAAGCAGCAGGCATATAAAGGGTATGCGAGGGGGAAGCAGTGGGCAAGCAATGGGGAGACAAGGGGCACAGAAGGGGCAAGCAGCAGGGACAGAAGGGACATACAAGGGGCAAGCAGGGGGCAAGCAGCAGTTGCAGAAAGGGCAAGCAGGGGGGACAAGAGGGGCAAGCAGCAGGCAAGCAATGGGGAGACAAGGGGAACAGAAAGGGCAAGTGGGGGCACACAAGGGACATATACGGGCAAGCAGGGGGGACACAAGGGGCACAGAAGGGATATATGACGGGTAAACAGTGGGCAAGCAGGGGGGACACAAGGGATATATGAGGGGTAAACAGTGGGCAAGCAGCGGGGACACAAGGGGCAAGCAGCGGGGACACAAGGGGCAAGCAGCGGGGACACAAGGGATATATGAGGGGTAAACAGTGGGCAAGCGGGGGGACACAAAGGATATACGAGGGGTAAACAGTGGGCAAGCAGGGGGGACACAAGGGATATATGAGGGGTAAACAGTGGGCAAGCAGCGGGGACACAAGGGATATATGAGGGGTAAACAGTGGGCAAGCGGGGGGACACAAAGGATATACGAGGGGTAAACAGTGGGCAAGCAGGGGGGACACAAGGGATATATGAGGGGTAAACAGTGGGCAAGCAGCGGGGACACAAGGGGCAAGCAGCGGGGACACAAGGGATATATGAGGGGTAAACAGTGGGCAAGCAGCGGGGACACAAGGGGCAAGCAGCGGGGACACAAGGGATATATGAGGGGTAAACAGTGGGCAAGCAGCGGGGACACAAGGGGCAAGCAGCGGGGACAAGGGATATATGAGGGGTAAACAGTGGGCAAGCAGGGGGGACACAAGGGATATATGAGGGGTAAACAGTGGGCAAGCAGCGGGGACACAAGGGGCAAGCAGCGGGGACACAAGGAGCAAGCAGCGGGGACACAAGGGGCAAGCAGTGGGGACACGGGATACATGAGGGGTAAACAGTGGGCAAGCAGGGGGGACACAAGGGATATATGAGGGGTAAACAGTGGGCAAGCAGCGGGGACACAAGGGGCAAGCAGGGGGGCAACCCGGGGGGTGACGCTGGGCCGGCAGCGGGCTTTGGGGCGGGTGAGCAGCGGGTGGGGTCGGCCGTGGGCGTGCAAAAGCCGCGCAGGAGCCGCGCAACCCCGACCCcacctccccggccccggccccggccccggcgcacTCACTCCCCGTAGGCGCCCTCGCCCAGCGTCTGCACCAGGTCCCAGTCCTCCACGAAGGGCACCGCCATacccgctcccggccccgcagcGTCCCGCCACGCCGCCTTTTCCCGCCAGCGCcaccgcgccccgccccgccctgcgCGCGCACGacgcccgggccccgccccccaccGCGCCTgggcccctcccctcctcccaccacatcccttaaaaaagcaaaacgcccccccaaaatccctccccgggctccggcagggagaaaggcagcaaaattatggggggaaaaaagaaaaacaaaccccattaaaataaccttttttttaattattattatttgtaattCCTCGTTAATCAACCCCGGGTTAAAGCCGTTATTTCTGATTTGGCAACTGCTCCgtgtgtatataaaaaaatcactcCCTggcgggcagggacgggcagggaggtcctgctgctgcctgcgcGTACAAACGgtacaaaacaaacccaaaactccatcgttccccccccaaaaaaacctcctccccccccaaatATTTCTGCTTCACAGGCAAAGGCTGGGTCAGTGCGGTGCATGGCACGGCCGGCGGCAGCTCCTCTACGTTCTCGACAAGCCGCGGTTATCCAAATCTTTCACCTATGGGTCAAAAAAAACCCTCGGGTTTGGTGAAATGCAATGGTTTTTCCCCAAATCTGAGGGGTTTGGGCTGGTTCCGGGGCCGCACCTTGTATATTCGGACCAGCCAGTGCTCTGTGGTGTACGCCTCCTCCAGCACGTCCAGCTCAAAGTCCTTGTTGCCGATTTCGGCGTTCCTCACCCGGTCGTAGCCCGGCGGTCGCTCTAGGAGAGGGCAAAGAACAGGCAAGCACTGCCACATTGTGCCCCAAAAATATCAGGGACGCGGTGAGGCACCCCAAAAGCGGTGTCACCCCCCTACACTGGGCGGCCTTGGGGACTTACTGGCCTCGGTGTAGACCTGGCCGAAGCGGTAGTAGCACATCTTGTACATAAGGCAGTTGAGGAGCACCGGGGAGCCCTCGCGGTCGACCCGGAACTCCCCCGTAGGGGTGTAGTAGTCGTGCTCCTTGATGTGGCGCCCCGTGTCCGTGCTGCCCCCGATCCGCACCATCCAGAGGAACTTGTTGATGTCTGAAAGGTGGAGAGCAAAGAGTTGGGGGCAAGGAGCGAGGGGTCGGGTTGATTTGGGGGCCAAAGAGCGAGGGCTCGGGTTGGGGTTGAGCAAAGAGGCACGTGCAGCTTTCAGAGAGGAGCATTTTGGTACCGCTTCCCCTTTGCGGCCTCAGCTGAAGGTGGGCCTTTGCTCCTCGAAGAGCTGTTTTGGAGAAGCCTGCGGCATCGGTGGATGGGTTTGACCCAGCTCAGAGCAAGACCTTACCATCAGACGAATATCCGGTGAGGCCTCCAAAGATCACCAGCACGTAGCTGACGTCCAGCTCCCTCATGATCTCGTAGGCTTTCTCCTCCGTCGATGCCATCGCCTGGAGCGGATGCAGCGTCAGTCATGCCCCGTGGTGCCCCCAGAAAGCCAGGGCAAGGTGGCAGGCGAGGGAAGGACCTACCTGACCGACACGAGAGATGTGCGTGTTGTTCCAGGTGttgttgtccaccaggatgGTCCGGTTGGCCATGGCTGTTATCTGGTACCCGTAGTCCCACCAGGACATCACCTTTGCGTCCTGCACCCGAACACCAGATGTGCTGTCAGCACCTCGGTGGACAACGTTGGGTCCCCGCTGTCTGAATTACCCCCGTTTACCTCCGGCGTGTTGTGACGCAGCCAGTAATAAGCTTCTCTGAAGTCGTCAAAGATGATCCTGCTGCCGTCCCCACCCCGGGCCGACAGCACGATGGAGGGGGAGGAGTACGCCTCGCTGGTCACCCAGGTGGAGTGGAAGGTGTAGGTGATCAGGAAGAAAGCCATGACCAGGATCATGCCGCTGGCAACCTGGGGGAACAAACTGGGCTCAACGCCAGAGGGAAGAGGCCATCGGCCTCCCACACTTCTCCTCACCAGGACCAGGCGTCTTCACTCCCCCCTTCCTGAGCTGGTCCAACACTCACTTCGTTTTTGATGGGGTAGGTGGAgtcttgctgctttttgctcTTCTTGTCCGGTCGGCTGATATCCAGGTTCTTCATGTAGGTGGACAACACCTGCGAAACCCCGATGCCGGACAGGATGCACATCACCGGGGCCAGCACCAGCATAAGACGCACCTATGAGCAACAGCAGAAGAGTCAGTGCCCTGTTGGAGAAGAAATTGGGGCAGAAATCCTAGAGGAGAAATTAAATGCCATCCCTAATTCAGCACCTCAAATTCAGCAGAAACATCAGCCTTGAGATAAACCCagagctgatttatttttagtggGGGCAGACTGGGAGCTGCCACCATCTCAGACGCCCCTGAGGGAGGTTCTCTGAAGACCTCAAAATCTGGCAACATGCAGAAGTGACCTCAATTTGACACCCTCGGGCAATCTTAGGTGCAGCCTCCACATCAGAAACCAACCCGCATTTAGGGTTCAGGAGGTTACGGCGAGGGTGGAAACAGGCTCATAAGCAGCATTTGTCGTCGGTCCCTGCTCGGACACCTGGAGAATTTGGTTGCATTTGCAAGTCAGCTATGGGAGAGCAGGATCAGAGACCCAAGGGCGGACAGTGGTGGCCGTAAGGAAGCAAGGAACACCAAAACCAGCAAGTTTGGCAACGCCATGTTCCCTCGCTGCACAGAGGGGCGAATAAACCAGTTttaaggaaaggagaaaagcttCACGAACACTTCAACTGGTTCGAGGCGGAAGAACCATcaagttcagaaaaataaattacaccAGCTTCGTTAAGGCCATTTCGTCATCCCGCTTGcgcccagcaggcagcagccctcACCATCACAGCAGAGAAGTACATGCTGGTCACACCGTACATGATGATAAAGATGCGGGCGTCCGAGAGGTTGCTGAAGCAGTAATACAGTCCGACTGcgaagaggaaagagaaacgGGTCAGGTTCACCTCAGCGATCCGTCACCTGATGTAAAAAACAGCCGGCTGAGGCATGTAGCGCTCCGTGGCAGACCCAGCGCCGTGAGGAGGGGAGGCTGCGGTCGTGCCCGGTGGAATAAAACCCTCATCGTGCCCGGTGGTTTAATAAAGCGGGATCTGACGACACCTGCGCTGGGCTCACCTGGGAACATGAAAACAAGAAGCTGCAGGTCAAAGTAGTAGGAGGACCAAGTGGTGGGCTGGTGCTCGGAGACGGAGGCGATGATGGGGATGTTGTTCTTTGCATAGGAAGGATCCAGCAGGGAGTAGAAACGCCCTGTCCATGGGGAGATTTTCCCTACaaaagaggaggggggaaaaaaatcaatcacGTTCAGTTCCAGCAGGGAGTAACCAGCCGTACCGATACGTCCTCTCATACCGGAAGCACGTGTGAGGCTGAATGAGCAATCCTGGACCTCATTTAACATCTCTATTGCTCAAAGCTACCATTTTAGAAGGGAAATAAAGCACCGTTTTACACTAAAAAAGACTTCTTTCCCCCACCCCGACCTACATCTTTAGCATCTCTTCGCTACTTCCGATCGACATCGTTTCCGAAGCGTCAGCTCAGCGTCCCCAGCGCGCGCTGAGTCACGGCAGGTTTCTCCCTGCGCCCAGATCTTACAGCggcttttgaaatattttcccgCTGAGGCACAAAATTAGGGCAGGTCCCAGCATCCCCCTTCAAGGGGAGCTCGCAAGGACTGAAACGGCAGCGTTGGCAATTTCAGACTGAGAAGCGATGTGCTCTTCGAAGAAATGAAAGGAGGCGAAGCCGGCGGTGAAACGCGCTCTGTCGCCACCGTCTCGCGCTACCTGTCAGCATCAGCACGGCGCCGATGGTGAGGAGGACGAAGCCGACCAGGGAAATGACGCTCCTGAAGAGGATTTCGAATTGCTGCGGGTTCAGCTTGCTCCGAAGGTAGTCTACGAAGGCGTGGATCTGACACAAGCCGAAGACTCCGAGAGCAGCCATGTGCTCCGAGGAGAGGACAGGCTGCAAGCAGGGGAGAGCGTGAGGAGACACGGAGGAGAACGAGTCGCATTCCACCCGATAACGGCTTTTTTTTACAAATGACTTCTCAGCAAAATCACTGCCGAAGTCACAGGAAACCGTTCCCTCCCTGTGGTCGGCACAGCTGGCACGAGTCACTTTCTTACATCAGCTTCGATTCCCAGATAGGAATCCACACGGAAAATTAAGCTGATTCTCTTGAAAACGTGAGCTAAGCCAGCATTTTTCCTGCTACACCAAGACACGCGCTGTCAGGGGCGTTTCCTTCACCGAAACCAGAACTATTCTCACTAAAGGCTACCAATGCCATGAAGGTTGTTAGGAGCTTTGAAAGTCATCTGCGAAGAATCAGCGCAACAGGAGCTAGGATGAAGAGCCAGTGCCCGCTTATAACACCAACAGTGAAGGCAAGAGGAGAAACCAGGTGCCAACTGGCTGCTAGTTCTGCCACAACCCACGAAACGACCATCCTCGATTCTGCAAATCATTCTGGTCCCCACCTGGAAGCCGACAAAGGAGATCTGCATCGAGAGGATGGTTCCCAAGCAGTAGACTGTGCAATAGGCTACGTAGATCCTGTGGGAGAAGCGGCCGGTCAGCATCAGCACAAGAACATGCAAGGGGATGAGGTTAATCAGAAAGACGTAGCCACCCCACGAGGAGACCTgccaagagagaaaacaaacaaaaacacccccaagTTCCAGGACTGAACAGGTTGCACAAGTCAAAGGTGGCAGGTTTGATTCTCCTGGGATCCCGCACAGGATTTCCACCTGGCGGTGACGCCAGCTGAGACCTGCTCTCTCCGAGAGCATCCTCAGCAGTCCTGGCCACCGCGGGAGCCCAGGTTTTTCAACGCTATTAATAAATCCTTGCACAAAACCCCGCTAGTTTCCATAAGCAGAAACGAGTGAAGGAAGCATCCATTCCATGCCAAGCCCTTCACAGAGGATCCAGCTCCCCGAATACAAGGACGCAGGAACGGCTCGCCACGTATTTTTGGTCACCGCACCCAGGGCGCTCCCTGGAGTCAGAAACACCTCGGCACCGGGAGAAGGAACACTTACCATGTAGAAATAGGCAAGAGCACACATCGCTGCCCAATAGATGGAGCCAGTTTTGACGGCTTTGATCCACATGTAGTAAGTTAACAGCATGCAGAATATGGCGATACCTGCGTGGAAGAACACAGAAAGGTCAAGCAAGCTCACGTCAGAGCCCTGAAATGTCAATATAATCTCTGGGGCAAACCAGAGTGCTcaagtgcattaaaaatatatatatttatacataaatgCTTTTGCTGTCCCCATCAGAAGATGGAACAGCACCTCACAGAAAGAGCCTGGCCCGGAAAAAGAGTTTCATATCTGATTTCTAGATCAAAACACTGTGATGTTTGGTCTCACTGCAGATAACGGCTCACATGGCTTCTCCCAGCCACACCAGCTAGCCTTTCTGGACACAGCGACTCCTTACACGgccccccacagcccagctACAGAAGAGGAACCTGGATCCTCTTCTGACCTAGGCACTGACGACGAGATTGCTGCCTTTGCCAGCCCCAAAGTCACCGCTGGAACGGAGGTAAAGCCGCGGGGCAGCTGCGCAGCGGCTCTGATCCCAAGCAGCGTTTGCGGAGGTGGCAAAACGTTTTTTACCCTTTTTGACTTGCAAACACGGGTACTCAGGGAACGGGGTGCGCTCGCTTCCGGAGTCGGGAAACGTCCCCTCTTCTGAACCG is from Phalacrocorax carbo chromosome 21, bPhaCar2.1, whole genome shotgun sequence and encodes:
- the CHEK1 gene encoding serine/threonine-protein kinase Chk1 isoform X2, which gives rise to MAVPFVEDWDLVQTLGEGAYGEVQLAVNRRTEEAVAVKIVDMKRAADCPENIKKEICINKMLNHENVVKFYGHRREGATQYLFLEYCSGGELFDRIEPDIGMPEPEAQRFFQQLIAGVVYLHSIGITHRDLKPENLLLDERDNLKISDFGLATVFKHNGRERLLNKMCGTLPYVAPELLRRPEFRAEPVDVWACGVVLTAMLAGELPWDQPSDSCQEYSDWKERKTYLPPWKKIDSAPLALLHKILTESPTARITIPDIKKDRWYSKPLKKGGVTDSPGGFSKHVRSDMDFSPVKGGLSEEKASYSTSQPEPGTGGALWESGTASIDKLVQGISFSQPACPEHMLVNSQLLGTPGSSQSPWQRLVKRMTRFFTKLDADGSYRALKEACEKMGYGWKKSCTNQVTVSTTDRRNNKLIFKVNLVEMESKILVDFRLSKGDGLEFKRHFLKIKGKLSDIISTQKVWLPTT
- the CHEK1 gene encoding serine/threonine-protein kinase Chk1 isoform X1, translated to MAVPFVEDWDLVQTLGEGAYGEVQLAVNRRTEEAVAVKIVDMKRAADCPENIKKEICINKMLNHENVVKFYGHRREGATQYLFLEYCSGGELFDRIEPDIGMPEPEAQRFFQQLIAGVVYLHSIGITHRDLKPENLLLDERDNLKISDFGLATVFKHNGRERLLNKMCGTLPYVAPELLRRPEFRAEPVDVWACGVVLTAMLAGELPWDQPSDSCQEYSDWKERKTYLPPWKKIDSAPLALLHKILTESPTARITIPDIKKDRWYSKPLKKGIKRARVSSGGVTDSPGGFSKHVRSDMDFSPVKGGLSEEKASYSTSQPEPGTGGALWESGTASIDKLVQGISFSQPACPEHMLVNSQLLGTPGSSQSPWQRLVKRMTRFFTKLDADGSYRALKEACEKMGYGWKKSCTNQVTVSTTDRRNNKLIFKVNLVEMESKILVDFRLSKGDGLEFKRHFLKIKGKLSDIISTQKVWLPTT
- the CHEK1 gene encoding serine/threonine-protein kinase Chk1 isoform X3 produces the protein MPEPEAQRFFQQLIAGVVYLHSIGITHRDLKPENLLLDERDNLKISDFGLATVFKHNGRERLLNKMCGTLPYVAPELLRRPEFRAEPVDVWACGVVLTAMLAGELPWDQPSDSCQEYSDWKERKTYLPPWKKIDSAPLALLHKILTESPTARITIPDIKKDRWYSKPLKKGIKRARVSSGGVTDSPGGFSKHVRSDMDFSPVKGGLSEEKASYSTSQPEPGTGGALWESGTASIDKLVQGISFSQPACPEHMLVNSQLLGTPGSSQSPWQRLVKRMTRFFTKLDADGSYRALKEACEKMGYGWKKSCTNQVTVSTTDRRNNKLIFKVNLVEMESKILVDFRLSKGDGLEFKRHFLKIKGKLSDIISTQKVWLPTT
- the STT3A gene encoding dolichyl-diphosphooligosaccharide--protein glycosyltransferase subunit STT3A, with translation MTKLGFLRLSYEKQDTLLKLLILSMAAVLSFSTRLFSVLRFESVIHEFDPYFNYRTTRFLAEEGFYKFHNWFDDRAWYPLGRIIGGTIYPGLMITSAAIYHVLHFFHITIDIRNVCVFLAPLFSSFTTIVTYHLTKELKDAGAGLLAAAMIAVVPGYISRSVAGSYDNEGIAIFCMLLTYYMWIKAVKTGSIYWAAMCALAYFYMVSSWGGYVFLINLIPLHVLVLMLTGRFSHRIYVAYCTVYCLGTILSMQISFVGFQPVLSSEHMAALGVFGLCQIHAFVDYLRSKLNPQQFEILFRSVISLVGFVLLTIGAVLMLTGKISPWTGRFYSLLDPSYAKNNIPIIASVSEHQPTTWSSYYFDLQLLVFMFPVGLYYCFSNLSDARIFIIMYGVTSMYFSAVMVRLMLVLAPVMCILSGIGVSQVLSTYMKNLDISRPDKKSKKQQDSTYPIKNEVASGMILVMAFFLITYTFHSTWVTSEAYSSPSIVLSARGGDGSRIIFDDFREAYYWLRHNTPEDAKVMSWWDYGYQITAMANRTILVDNNTWNNTHISRVGQAMASTEEKAYEIMRELDVSYVLVIFGGLTGYSSDDINKFLWMVRIGGSTDTGRHIKEHDYYTPTGEFRVDREGSPVLLNCLMYKMCYYRFGQVYTEAKRPPGYDRVRNAEIGNKDFELDVLEEAYTTEHWLVRIYKVKDLDNRGLSRT